gtatgttttgtattgtgctatttatttcattcatgaGGTTAAAATGGTGAACGTTACCTTGTACCAGTCAATTTTGTGTTTAATAAACCAGAACAGGCTTTTACATCCTCTCTGTGATATGCTTCCCTTGTCAATGCATGTGGAAAtgacatcacattcatcaactaAACACTACACTTATTAGGATTtatttgaacacacacattatacagctTTGTTTGATCTGGGCGCAATATGGTTGCATTAGCCTACCAGCGTTGAGCAtcgctgcattagcctaccagTGGTCTGCAGCCAAATCTGAATAAGTTTTTCCTCATGTTCCTCGTACTGAAAACACTTGGCACCCACAGTGACTATATTTCTTTCCTATGGTACTTGGAATATCTGAATGCAGCAGGGATCTCATTCTTTACAGGTAACAGACAGTTAGGAAAAACATAAACCTGAATATTGAAACCATGGAATGGCTGTGTAATCTCTACAAAGGAGCTTAATCCTTTCAGGACCATATTTGGCTAATTTGTGAATTTTATTGCATTCTCTTCTCTCGTCCCTTCTCTGTACAAACAACGGTTCCTGTACAAACATTGCCCATTACATTCAATTAAAACAGACATAGTTATAATTATTTTCCACTCCATTCATTCAGTTCAGCATACAGTACGGTAGGAACCTTACCTTTGTTCTTTTTCAGTCGCAAAAAAACTATCTGCAAAGAAACGTTCAACTTCAAGATCAGTTCACTGCAATCAGAGTATGTCGGCTGGCAACATAAAAAAAGTGACCATCTACGGAACATCTCTAGCACCATGAAGCCAGTCCTGTGCCTTGGGGTAGGCCCCTAGACAGAGTTCACGCGAGGTTGTAGTCCTCTTCGCCATCCTTCCTGGGAGGTGGTTGGGGCCGGCGAGGCTCGTCCTCCCCAGTGTCCTGCTTGTCCTTCTCGGCCTCGAGCCACGTCTGTGGGGCGATCATCTTCTTGGGCCCATGTGGTGGGGGGCCGAGCAGAGCCTCAATGTCCTCATAGTTCACTACTTCACGCTCCAGCAATGTGTTGGCCAGCTGATAAGGTCGCAGGGAACGGACGGACGGATGACAGATGAATGcgacagagaaaaacaaaacaagagagagaatgcaACAGAAAAGAAAGTGATGAATATTAAATGTGTGAATTTGATATATGATCTCTGGATAATCGGAATCCTTTGTATGTGTGGCAGTGGAAATATGTATACTAAATACGTTATAGATTATTTTTCTCACTGTTTATGCAGTGTTTTCTATTgtacaataataatgataaaatcCAGAGCCACTGAGTTAAAGTGTAACTCCGGAGTAAAaccaacctagggtctatttacgTTAGTTAACAAGTTTGAAACTTTTGATTGAGAGCAACACTTCCTACACTTTAAGATGGCAGACTCACCACTATGAGTTTATCCCTGTTGTCCAGAAGCagcttttctgtctgtctgtatgcacGAGCCACGAGCATTTGAGCCTCCTGATATACCAATTAAAAATTGCACACAAGAATGCATACAAGAACAAATGGCAATTTATTCAAAAGCGTAAACAATTACTATATTTGAATACTAATCAATATAGAGTAAAGAGTACTACTGATTACAGATTGTTCAAGTTTTAGTTATACATTTGGCATCATTCCATTTGAGTGAGTTAGCTGTTGCTAATGGAGACCATGATGACTCACGTGGTCCATCTGCTCCGCGAGGCCCTGGCTGAAGGGCCTGCGCCCAATGGCTCCCTGCTCCTCCGAGTCCGGGAAAGACACCTGACCCACACTAGGGGACATGCCGTACTGCTTCACCATTGAGTAGGCCACCCGTGTTACCTTCCTCAGGTCATCCTGGGCACCTGACACAGGGCAAACACATATAGCTATGAGTGATGGATGATTATTATTGCTATGTATAGACAAACACACGTGGTTTGACATTGAAATCAGCATATCCTAAGGTTGTTGGCAAGAATCAAGCCTTTTACTCGCCTgtggtgtttgtgagagagagtgtgtgattttgagtgtgtgtgtgtgtgtgtgtgtgtgtgtgtatgaatgaggtgatgtgtgtgttatgagtgtTTCCCAGTGGTTCCATGAGAGCTCCACCTGTGGTGACTTTGTTGAATGTGATGGCCTCAGATGCTCGCCCACCCAGTGCCATGCACATCCGCTCACACAGCTGCTCTTTGGTGAAGAGGTACTGGTCCCTGGGCAGGATCTGGGCAAACCCCAGGGCAGCATTGGTCCTGGGGGCAATGGACACCTGAAAAACATGCAGTacacaaaaaaatacataatacTGTACATTTTCACAGTGAAGTTACCTTGAAGCATACATTACACATTTACAATCTGTATTTATCTGTACACAGGGTTCCCACCCTTTCCTCGATGTCAAATTCAAGGGCTTTCCCGGTCCTCGCCTCTCAAATTCAAGGACCCACACACGGCAGAACAAGACACGAGACGTGAACGAGGTGTAATTTATCAATGTGGCACTAATTCAGTTGGTGGTACAGTAGTTCACTTTTGGTGATGTCCAAACAGATGATTCAGGACAAATTGGCAATCTTGCTTGTGCGTTTGAAAATTGTAGCATATTGAATGCTACTTTCATCATATTTAAGCACTTTCAATGACCTATACACATTTATGTCCATTTTCAAAAACTTTCCAGGGCCTTTATTTTTTCAAATTCACAAACTTTCAAGGATTTCAAGGACCCATGGGAACCCTGTGTACAGAGAGTAGTTTGTTTGTTCACCTTCATGACTGCCTCGGTATGTTCAAGCAGCCACCCAACCAAAGCATGACCAGACTCATGAAAAGCAACCACTCTCTGCTCCTCTTTGGATAGGATCTTACTTTTCTTTACActtcctgaacacacacagcagaaacaAAGGATACTCAGTGGGTCATAAAAGTATGCCAGCACAGTACAATGGAGAGATGGAAAATAGAATGCAGTTTTTAGATAAAAGAAAGACATAACATATTTTACAGCTCTATAAAATACACCCTATATTACAATCCATTTAAGTAGGTGTCTTGTAAAACGCATGCTACAGACAAAGCCAACGCTGTAATGTTGTCTATTACCTGCAATGACCCTCTCCACTGCATACTCAAAGTTGAACGTGTCTATGGACTTGTATCCTTCTCTGGCAGCGTGTAAGGCAGCCTCATTACAGATGTTGGCAATGTCGGCACCTGAGATACAAGCCAACATATCAAAACAATGTCTTTTTAGGTGTTCAGTGGAATTATATAGGCATGACATGACGAATGCTATGTTTAACTAGGATTTGTGTGAataatgaatgtggaagacatgCCATCTTTGAAGTGTTAATTATAAACAATGACAATATAATGCAATCAGGGTGGATAAGAGCATGTTTGAGCATGTGGGATAGGGCCTCTAACTCACCACTGAAGCCGGGGGTGAGCTCAGCCAGGCGCAGGGAGTAGAAGTTGGCCGGCTGGGTGAGCTTGAGGATCTTCAAGTGCTGCTCAAAgatctccttcctctcctgaaGAATGAGTATAGCAAACACCAAGCAATCAACGCCCACATTAAAAATACCACAACACACAGGTCTTTGCAGTAGGTAGACGAAATTAGATTTAAACACTCATGTACCTGTAAGGTGGGGAGGTCAATGAAAATATGTCTGTCTAATCTCCCGGGTCTCATAAGTGCATTGTCCAAAATGTCTGCCCGGTTTGTGGAGGCCAAAACAATCACATGATCTGTGGTTCCCATTCCTATAAGAAAGACATTTGTTGGTTGGAAGAATTGAGTGATGCATCAGTCTCCCTTCACTGCAATGTCTCTTCATCTTACCCAGGTGTGGTGGTAAaaaaagaggtgggtaaactaacTCAAATTTTGTCATCACTGAGGTGGACCACATCATAGGCTACCGGATAAAACATTCAAAACAGGTTCAGAAACAGTGGAGGTTATTGCCCAATGCTTGTATCACCAGTTCTTATAAGCACTAAACTGTGTGTAGCCTTAATGCTATTTATAGGTACATAGACACAATTTCACAACTACAGGAGGAGTGTAAATGGCACTTGTGTGCGTTCAGCCTCCACTAGAGCCCTGATCTTACCGTCCATCTCGACTAGTAACTGATTAAGCGTTTGCTCTTCCTCGGTGTTGGAGAAGCCGGACATATTGGTGGAGCGTTTCTTTCCTACAGCATCAATCTCATCTATGTAGACGATACAGGGGGCCCGGGCGCGCGCCTCTTTAAACAAACTTCGGACTCTGGCAGCACCGAGACCTAATCACAAACATACATGAGCGCCTATCAAAACTCTCAGAAGAAACACAGTTGAAATGGTCAACATAAAGCATTTCATTCACATCACTTCATCTTTACCAGAAGAGTAGGCAGTGACATACAGATAACAGAAACACAATTACAATAGAGCAGCAAGTTAATGAGTTCAGTTCATTTTTATTATTAAGTAGTTCTAAATCTACACTGAACGGTACTGAAGACCACAAATTCACAGCTGTTCAGTTTTCACCAATAACATAGATCTGCACATAGGTTCTCTCCATGCGTGGAGCTTCATGGCGTGATGACATAGGTGCTCTGAAACGCCACGCTGGTATGTAGCATACGCAATGCTACAAACCAGAACTATGTCATTTGGACCTATTCACTGGGCAGAGCAGGTTTTTACAACAAATCAGATATCAGTTAATCTGAAAGCATAAAATTCACCATCTCACCTCCAATGACTTCAACAAATTCAGACCCTGCCATGGCAAGGAAAGGCACTTGAGCTTCGGTTGCCACTGCCTTAGCCAGTAGGGTCTTCCCACATCCTGGAGGCCCCAACAGCAAGGAGCCCTTGGGGACCTTGGCCCCCAGCTGGAGGTACCTGTCTGGGTTCTAAAAATAAGAGCCCCTTGTCAGAAAAAAAAGGCTATTGTCAGGGATGttatggtaaaaagatgaaactCTCGAACTTCACACTTGCCCTCACCTTTAAATAGTCAACAAACTCTTTTACTTCCATCTTTGCTTCATGCATCCCTGCAACATCCTTGAAGCTGACTCCCTTTCCAGATTTACCATCCACAATAGTGAACTTGGCCATTTTTAGCTGATTCTGTtcgagagagaaaaggagaatgcCATATCAACGAGGAGAATATGCTTGTTATGATGACTCGCTTGAATCGAGAGAAACTCACAAAAGCACTGAAGCCTCCTTCTCTGCCTCCCATGCCTGCAAGTCGGAAGATGTACCAGAGGATGGCCACCCCAATAGCAGCCATGCCAAGCGCATACAGTGCACTATGACAAAATACACAGTGGTGAAAGAGTTTACATATATGTCAAATTGATTCAGAGTTTTAGATATTCTCCACCTTATTATAGCCAGGTATTTAACTTGTTAAAATCAAACAAAATGTTATAGATGGGGCATATTCCATAACCACAGGGGTCATTCCGTTTTATATGCTGTAAGAAGAATCCACTCACTTTCCAAAGAAACCAGTGCGTCTGTATGAAACTGGGATTCTGTCTTTGGCATCAACGTTGAGCTCCTCCTCAGCTGCACGTAGCTTCTCTTCAAACTTGTCGATGTTGGCCACCTGCATGCGATACATCAGGGCCAGCCTCTGCAAAGAGAAGCAACCACATCAGTACTCAAGCACTTGGTGAATGAATGTCACGAGTTCTGAAAGGCATCTTGACTTAATGACATAATCGGCCAACATACGGGTCTTCCAAAGATGACTGCTCCAGGGTGGAGGAAAATCTCCACAATGTCACTCTCAGGAACCACCTGCACGCGAGACACTTCTCCCTTTGCCAGCATCTCGTGCACAAAGTCGTTCCAGGAGATGTTTCCCCCGCTAGTGTTGATGGAATTAAGGACACTCATGATGAGTGCGATGATAAAGAGGGTTCGCAGGCGCTCGCGATACATTTGGTCCTCTTGCTCTCGACGTTTCTTCTCCTCTAAGGAGTTGATGAGATAACAAAGCACAGATGAAGCAGAACACCCATATAGCCTATTCATTACTGTGAAATTGAAAGGACACCTCAAACCAACTGATACCTTCATCTTCTTCAGGAGTCTTGCCCTTGCCtccatctttcttctctttaCGTGACTGAGAGGTGCTAAAGTAATGGAGGCCGCCTGGCAACAGATGTTTGTTACACTGAGTATTATGTTCTCTACCACCATTGCATTCAGTATAGCTACCATGGACACTCACCTAATATCTTCCATAATCCACCTTGGTTCAGTATCTGTTGATTTTCATGCAATGTCCTGGTGAGCCCTAGTATTCTTGGATACAACGGTGTGTTGAGCTACATAACAAGTAAATGGTTTAAAAAACAATCGTTAGACTGGCAATTACGTTCAATATGCAATTCAAAGTGAGCAGTGAATAGGCTAGCCTCTTATATCTCCACACAGAAGTCACAGCACAAATGGTTGGGTTAAAAACAGAGTGCAAGTGGACTGACTAAGTAccacattaaaaaaaacttttattaAAAACATTGGATAATCTCTTACCTTGGTATGAAGTGATTTAAACTCACGATTCGTTTGTGGAGGTAATATCACACCTAACTTAGGTTTCAACAGCTCTTTGCAACCAGAACACGATTCCAGCTTTCGGTGAATAATTCTACTAGCGACATTGTCAAGATTTCCTGAGGCGCCGTTTCTGTGACGAGATATTAATGTCCAAACTTGACTTCCTTTGATATGCTTAACGTTCCATGACTTGCTATAACGTTGCAAAAGTAACGCAGCCATTGCAACTTCACGCTAATGTTACCTAACTAGATCGTTGAAACAGTTGTCGCGTACATAACCTAGCCGATGACGGCATGTAGAACAAGCCaattaaaatataatttttgtaATTTTATTTGTTGACAGTCTATGTGTACTAATATCATTGTCCTTGCTATCAAGACAACATAGGCCTAGCTCCAATCCTTGTTAGCTAGCCGCCTGTGCTGTCAGACTGTAAACTGGCCCTTACTCAACAACCAAAGATGTTGTAACAGCAAATGATACACCTCTTGTCGCAATTACACGTGAGAACAACTCTTGGTTATTCAAAGGGCATCGCGCTGGTTAAAGCTAAGCAATTTCGCAACCTTCAGCAGTTTCAGATCTCTGTCCACTTGCAATATCTTGATAATCCCTGCCTTGAAAATGTTTGGCTTCTCAGTCTCCCAGTAGAAACACTACTGTAAATTGATTCCTTGCAAAGCAGCTTACATTTGCATCAACAACGTTGCTGTGGGTAAAAATTAAACTGCCTACAGTAAGAAATGTGTACCAGCAACTAAACTCCATATAGTACTAAAATGGTGGATGAGGAAAACGTTCATGACGTCATCAACAATGCGCGAAGAAACAGTAACCCTCGCGCGGAGTGTTGAcgcaatatatttattttttatgttttgaTCCTGGAGCAACGTAGGCCATTAACATTTTACAGTAGTGACAATCTTTCTGTATCGCCAGTAGTCAAAGTGTTGTGTACTAGTAAAGTGttattatattgtattattattGAATGTTGTTTTAAACGAAGATTACGGATGATCACAGGAACTAAACAGCACATCAACAACTTGCCCACTTGAAACAGAAGTAGCGCTATTGtcctataggcctacaacaaaaaTAATGGGTGTAGGCTTACAGTAACATATGAAGGATATTGTTTTGTATCAATGGATGAATgctgaatggtaggctacagaaaTGATGGTAGGCtataatatgtaggcctattgagtGACTGATTGCATTCTCTAAGCAAAATCTATTTTATTATATTCAAGATCTGTTCACCTTCACTGCCTCACCTTTTACGATCGGTGACCCCAATGTTTTGCAACTAGGCCTACAGTGGTTTTGAATTATTTTGCTTTCACTTTACTGTGACTCCATATAGAATCCTTTAGGGGTTGAAAGTGTCATAGCCACAGTGTCCTCAACCGGCGAAGATGATCTAACCTCTACTATTTTTTTGTCTTCTGCAAATGTCATATTAGTTTCAAACAAATtaattttcttaaaatagttatatatatagatatatacacTCTatccttgcactgttgcactgttggacttactcatttgcactatcaccatgcccactatcaccattgcactatcaccatgacactcactcacacagagcaccttaccttaccttactatgaacagagaatcacaggctcagtccctgcctcagtcattgcaagtgcctcttgattgattaatcaccactatgtggatactgtttttagaattgatttagattaagtgttagttagtataatttgtattttagtatattctttatcttctactgtccttattgcttagttgtgtttttatattatatatatattatatataataatatatcatttttatattatatattactttttctgctgttagtgaatgtgtgtgtgttgtctatatgctactgagaccttgaattttccctggggattaataacatatctatctatctatctatctatctatctatctatctatctatctaaaagaaAGTTGTAATATGTCAATATGGTAGGCGACTTACAAACCGTGGAAGAACCATAAATTAAACGAAATAATGAAAGGCATCAGACAATATTGATGGAATTCCCCAAAACTTGTCTCATCTGCGGACCACATTAGTGTCAATCTCAATGCAGAGGTTTTAAaagattaaaaatgtaattacaAATTGGCAAGAGCTGCTTTTAAAGGTACCAGCAGGTGGAGCTATTGTCCAACCCCAGTGTTCATGTGATGTTTACGTTTCATGACAAGGTTTAGAAAACAAACTCTACTTTGCATGATCATTTAATACAAGATTATGGTTAATTGTGATCATTTGTTTGTGCAGTTTGTCAAGTTCTAAGCAGAGGTTAATTTACCAAATCAGGGTTAGTTATGGTAAACCTCCAAAAAGTAGAATCCAGATGGCTTAATTTTCCTTCATTCTTTTATTGTGAGGTGTACTTACTTTAAGTTAACTTAAACAGGAAATCAAGCCTATTTGGAATACCccaatagcctatttgttaggCATTTGAAGAgagcagtaggcctatacaggCTATGTCCGTAATAGGCTATAGAAAAATAAGAAAGTAATTGCAAAATGATAATTTTCGAGCTATCTCCTCTCAAATGACATGCTTTAACAGATATTACACACAAAACAGGAGACAGGACTGATTGTATGTTGAAAGATGACATTTGCATGGAACTACTGTAGAAGTAGGCTATACTGCATCATTACCATCAGAATATAAAGAATGAGAAGAGAATCCGAAGGTAAATACTGGACATTCTGAGAAGAGTTGTCAATGTATTTTGatgaaaagcaaaataaaaacaatttgtgatgtcacacagacaaacacctaAAATGACCAATGCGAACTGAAAATACCCTGCGCTCTAAATCTTAACCAATCACATTTTGTCTTTCATTATCGAGACGTTGCTCCAAATGACACTGGCTGCCATCTgatgaaaaaaataatctatCAATTTTGTTAACTTATTGTTTTATACAAGTGACTAAATACAAAGCATTTGTTTAG
The Alosa sapidissima isolate fAloSap1 chromosome 14, fAloSap1.pri, whole genome shotgun sequence DNA segment above includes these coding regions:
- the spg7 gene encoding paraplegin, which translates into the protein MAALLLQRYSKSWNVKHIKGSQVWTLISRHRNGASGNLDNVASRIIHRKLESCSGCKELLKPKLGVILPPQTNREFKSLHTKLNTPLYPRILGLTRTLHENQQILNQGGLWKILGGLHYFSTSQSRKEKKDGGKGKTPEEDEEEKKRREQEDQMYRERLRTLFIIALIMSVLNSINTSGGNISWNDFVHEMLAKGEVSRVQVVPESDIVEIFLHPGAVIFGRPRLALMYRMQVANIDKFEEKLRAAEEELNVDAKDRIPVSYRRTGFFGNALYALGMAAIGVAILWYIFRLAGMGGREGGFSAFNQLKMAKFTIVDGKSGKGVSFKDVAGMHEAKMEVKEFVDYLKNPDRYLQLGAKVPKGSLLLGPPGCGKTLLAKAVATEAQVPFLAMAGSEFVEVIGGLGAARVRSLFKEARARAPCIVYIDEIDAVGKKRSTNMSGFSNTEEEQTLNQLLVEMDGMGTTDHVIVLASTNRADILDNALMRPGRLDRHIFIDLPTLQERKEIFEQHLKILKLTQPANFYSLRLAELTPGFSGADIANICNEAALHAAREGYKSIDTFNFEYAVERVIAGSVKKSKILSKEEQRVVAFHESGHALVGWLLEHTEAVMKVSIAPRTNAALGFAQILPRDQYLFTKEQLCERMCMALGGRASEAITFNKVTTGAQDDLRKVTRVAYSMVKQYGMSPSVGQVSFPDSEEQGAIGRRPFSQGLAEQMDHEAQMLVARAYRQTEKLLLDNRDKLIVLANTLLEREVVNYEDIEALLGPPPHGPKKMIAPQTWLEAEKDKQDTGEDEPRRPQPPPRKDGEEDYNLA